In Acropora muricata isolate sample 2 chromosome 11, ASM3666990v1, whole genome shotgun sequence, one DNA window encodes the following:
- the LOC136889252 gene encoding uncharacterized protein codes for MAASKKPSGRPRRTEDLKVIYLRKSVQEQWRSKKNFLGYEKLTDSEFTEVLLQNATLKNKWFGVLHHVVGEHEWHDGQCSHGPLTAAETGKPLHEKGSKAMDVLRKVIMEKRWEESLIFYVWFKHTSFLENFNSMMLKYAPKRNSFDFIAFCIRMLLAAIDHNMHAFRSQATTKGGKLLWHPEPVKAEKSFEYIPYLMALILKARVDDKGITERVVSLPDEHPRHLAPTIALRESPELIDLVQQYQSRFASKQE; via the exons ATGGCGGCGTCCAAAAAGCCCAGTGGAAGACCTCGAAGGACAGAGGATTTGAAAGTAATATATTTGCGGAAATCTGTCCAAGAACAATGGAGAAGCAAGAAAAACTTCTTGGGATATGAAAAGCTGACCGACAGCGAATTTACAGAAGTTTTATTACA AAATGCAACATTGAAG AACAAATGGTTCGGTGTACTGCACCATGTTGTTGGTGAACACGAGTGGCATGATGGTCAGTGCTCTCATGGACCACTTACAGCTGCAGAGACAGGAAAACCACTCCATGAAAAGGGTTCCAAGGCAATGGATGTACTACGAAAGGTCATCATGGAGAAGAGATGGGAAGAAAGTTTGATTTTCTACGTATGGTTCAA GCACACAAGCTTCCTTGAGAACTTTAACAGCATGATGCTCAAGTATGCCCCCAAAAGGAATTCCTTTGA CTTCATTGCATTCTGCATTAGAATGCTACTTGCTGCCATAGACCATAACATGCATGCCTTCCGTTCACAAGCTACGACGAAGGGTGGGAAGCTACTCTGGCATCCAGAGCCAGTTAAAGCAGAGAAGTCGTTTGAGTACATCCCATACTTAATGGCCCTCATTCTAAAGGCAAGAGTGGATGACAAAGGTATTACAGAACGTGTGGTTTCCCTTCCTGATGAGCATCCTAGACATTTGGCACCAACAATTGCCTTGAGGGAGAGCCCAGAATTGATCGATCTTGTGCAACAATATCAAAGTAGATTTGCATCAAAACAAGAGTGA